In a genomic window of Nodosilinea sp. E11:
- a CDS encoding chromophore lyase CpcT/CpeT, with amino-acid sequence MTHATDIHTLARWMAADFSNQQQAFDNPPLFAHIRVCMRPLPTETLNGLGFYIEQAYDFQINQPYRARGMRLSAQGDHILIENYTLPQGEAFYGASRDLDQLAKLTPDHFEKTPGCNMIVHWTGHSFKGAVEPGNACMVTRNGKLTYLDSEFEIDADQFISWDRGRDPETNEHLWGSLAGPFMFKRRASFADEIKD; translated from the coding sequence ATGACCCACGCCACCGATATTCACACCCTGGCCCGCTGGATGGCGGCAGACTTTAGTAATCAGCAACAGGCCTTCGACAACCCGCCCCTGTTTGCCCACATTCGCGTCTGCATGCGCCCCCTGCCCACCGAGACTTTAAATGGCCTAGGCTTCTACATTGAGCAAGCCTACGATTTTCAGATTAACCAGCCCTACCGGGCTCGCGGCATGCGGCTCAGCGCCCAGGGCGACCACATTTTAATTGAGAACTACACCCTGCCCCAGGGCGAAGCCTTTTACGGTGCGTCTCGTGACCTAGATCAGCTCGCCAAACTCACCCCCGACCACTTTGAGAAAACTCCTGGCTGCAACATGATCGTTCATTGGACCGGCCACAGCTTTAAGGGCGCGGTAGAACCGGGCAACGCCTGTATGGTCACCCGCAATGGCAAGCTCACCTACTTAGACAGTGAGTTTGAAATCGATGCCGACCAGTTCATCAGCTGGGACCGGGGCCGCGACCCGGAGACCAATGAGCATCTGTGGGGGTCGCTGGCAGGGCCGTTTATGTTTAAGCGCCGGGCCAGCTTTGCCGATGAAATTAAAGATTAG